Proteins encoded within one genomic window of Anser cygnoides isolate HZ-2024a breed goose chromosome 35, Taihu_goose_T2T_genome, whole genome shotgun sequence:
- the ZBTB22 gene encoding zinc finger and BTB domain-containing protein 22, producing MEASCGGGGRGGGGGGLLHVDFPEITSALLANLNQQRVEGKLCDISIHVQGRVFRAHRAVLAASSPYFHDQVLLKNVTSIVLPSVMDPGAFETVLGSAYTGRLSMAPGDIVNFLTVGSVLQMWHIVDKCTELLKEGRAAPCSSSSSSSSSSSSSSSSSSSSSSLRAHSSRTSDNQSPSSSNYFSPREAADEPHKCPPARGGPAGKGGGGGGGGGGGGGGGELLEAEEEDGEAARRPLYVQPSIVPQKQWVYVKQEWLQEDLVLTCEEDEDPVEGPARAEGPSRPPPPPPPPPPPPSSAKLEEQVNFCESSEDFSSPYEALEEAGGPAGFAPRSLLPMDMQGNQILVFPAQAPAEHGAVQLAAAAPDGNKIFMCHCGKAFSHKSMRDRHVNMHLNLRPFDCPVCGKKFKMKHHLTEHMKTHTGLKPYQCAVCAKKFMWRDSFMRHKGHCERRHRLAAGALPPPGAAAAAAAARKELGGGPEGDWGALREAPAPGSPRGELAFAGGKA from the coding sequence ATGGAGGCCTCGtgcggcggcgggggcaggggcggcggcgggggggggctgctgcacGTGGACTTCCCCGAGATCACCAGCGCCCTCCTGGCCAACCTGAACCAGCAGCGGGTGGAGGGGAAGCTCTGCGACATCTCCATCCACGTCCAGGGCCGCGTCTTCCGCGCCCACCGCGCCGTGCTGGCCGCCTCCTCGCCCTACTTCCACGACCAGGTGCTGCTCAAGAACGTCACCTCCATCGTCCTGCCCAGCGTCATGGACCCCGGCGCCTTCGAGACCGTGCTGGGCTCGGCCTACACCGGCCGCCTCTCCATGGCCCCCGGGGACATCGTCAACTTCCTGACGGTGGGCAGCGTCCTGCAGATGTGGCACATCGTGGACAAGTGCACCGAGCTCCTCAAGGAAGGCCGCGCCgcgccctgctcctcctcctcctcctcgtcctcctcctcctcctcgtcctcctcctcctcctcgtcttcGTCCTCGCTGCGCGCCCACTCCAGCCGCACCAGCGACAACcagtcccccagcagctccaaTTACTTCAGCCCCCGCGAGGCCGCCGACGAGCCCCACAAGTGCCCCCCGgcccgcggcggccccgcggggaaaggcggcggcggaggcggtggcggaggcggcggaggaggcggcggcgagcTGCTGGAGGCCGAGGAAGAGGACGGCGAGGCCGCGCGGCGCCCCCTCTACGTGCAGCCCAGCATCGTGCCCCAGAAGCAGTGGGTCTACGTCAAGcaggagtggctgcaggaggaccTGGTCCTCACCTGCGAGGAGGACGAGGACCCCGTGGAGGGCCCGGCGCGGGCCGAGGGACCCTcgcggcctcctcctcctcctcctcctcctcctccccctccttcctccgccaagctggaggagcaggtgaACTTCTGCGAGTCCTCCGAGGATTTCTCCTCGCCCTACGAGGCGCTGGAGGAGGCCGGGGGCCCGGCGGGCTTCGCCCCGCGCTCGCTGCTCCCCATGGACATGCAAGGCAACCAGATCCTGGTGTTCCCGGCCCAGGCGCCGGCCGAGCACGGCGCCGTGcagctggcggcggcggcgcccgaCGGCAACAAGATCTTCATGTGCCACTGCGGGAAGGCCTTCTCGCACAAGAGCATGCGGGACCGCCACGTCAACATGCACCTCAACCTGCGGCCCTTCGACTGCCCCGTCTGCGGCAAGAAGTTCAAGATGAAGCACCACCTCACCGAGCACATGAAGACCCACACCGGCCTCAAGCCCTACCAGTGCGCCGTCTGCGCCAAGAAGTTCATGTGGCGCGACAGCTTCATGCGGCACAAGGGGCACTGCGAGCGCCGGCACCGCCTGGCCGCGggggctctgccaccccccggcgccgccgccgccgccgccgcggcccgcAAAGAGCTCGGGGGGGGACCCGAAGGGGACTGGGGGGCGCTGCGCGAGGCGCCGGCCCCGGGGTCTCCCCGCGGGGAGCTGGCGTTCGCCGGGGGGAAGGCGTGA